Proteins co-encoded in one Coregonus clupeaformis isolate EN_2021a chromosome 17, ASM2061545v1, whole genome shotgun sequence genomic window:
- the LOC121585651 gene encoding growth hormone-releasing peptides-like, whose translation MMMVMFTLVILGCLGIQGLMASDSGAYRMSMTNDRHTTRQRQHPQANNEILQSLEVDDFKINIVPTSGKVSSAPTMVRLYPPPVKPLHFHANLPLRFGRNSQPDDTHSPKSTLNLPQRFGRAQGSGATFITSCIECPQIGTVPSATLPPRFGRNEFYHRYPFQAMASRMSESMPNGNIRHQDYYYYDFGSEEEETEEKTLIN comes from the exons ATGATGATGGTGATGTTCACCTTGGTTATTCTTGGATGTTTGGGAATCCAAGGGTTGATGGCCTCTGACTCTGGGGCGTACAGAATGTCCATGACCAACGACCGACACACCACTAGACAGCGACAGCACCCTCAG GCAAACAATGAAATACTACAGAGTCTCGAGGTGGATGATTTCAAAATCAACATAGTCCCAACCAGCGGAAAAGTCAGCTCAGCACCGACCATGGTCCGACTCTACCCGCCACCGGTCAAACCATTACACTTTCATGCCAACCTCCCGCTGCGCTTCGGCCGGAACTCCCAACCTGATGACACACACTCACCCAAATCCACCCTCAATTTACCACAACGGTTTGGAAGAGCACAGGGGTCTGGTGCAACGTTTATAACCTCATGTATTGAATGTCCCCAGATCGGGACAGTGCCCTCTGCCACCCTGCCACCGAGGTTCGGCAGGAATGAGTTCTACCACCGGTATCCTTTCCAAGCCATGGCCTCACGCATGTCTGAATCCATGCCAAATGGAAACATTAG GCATCAAgactattattattatgattttgGCTCAGAGgaagaagagacagaggagaagactttaattaattaa